A DNA window from Luteibaculum oceani contains the following coding sequences:
- a CDS encoding SRPBCC family protein, whose protein sequence is MKALKIVGISLLVLILIFLSFGFLKPEIAYESEVVIEKPIEEVWAIMQDESRINEWLKEVKKIEHISGEKGKAGAESKIYVEQNGEEMFMVETINSIEEQDHMECTFTMDFMTMDYRIQLEDLGGKTRVTSKSVTTGNGMMAKSMLAFMGGAMEDQENLNMTNLKTLVENNTVDYFPEETMEVVESDSTGTVEEI, encoded by the coding sequence ATGAAAGCATTAAAAATTGTCGGAATCAGCCTTCTGGTATTGATTTTAATATTCCTAAGCTTTGGCTTTTTGAAGCCTGAAATAGCCTACGAAAGCGAGGTAGTTATAGAAAAACCTATAGAAGAAGTATGGGCCATTATGCAGGATGAATCGCGCATAAATGAATGGTTAAAAGAGGTAAAGAAAATAGAACACATCAGCGGTGAAAAAGGAAAAGCTGGTGCGGAATCTAAAATCTATGTTGAGCAAAACGGTGAGGAAATGTTTATGGTGGAAACCATAAACTCCATTGAAGAACAAGACCACATGGAATGTACATTCACAATGGATTTTATGACCATGGATTATAGGATTCAGCTTGAAGACTTAGGTGGTAAAACCAGAGTAACGTCAAAATCTGTTACCACTGGGAATGGAATGATGGCTAAGTCTATGCTAGCCTTCATGGGCGGAGCTATGGAAGACCAAGAAAACCTTAACATGACTAACTTAAAAACTCTTGTAGAGAACAATACTGTTGATTACTTCCCTGAGGAAACCATGGAGGTAGTTGAATCTGACAGCACCGGAACGGTTGAGGAAATTTAG
- a CDS encoding maleate cis-trans isomerase family protein: MKTRFKIGQIVPSSNITMETEIPALFRGREELFPEKFTFHSSRMRMKKVTKEELEAMDAESLKCATELSDAQVDVMGYACLVAIMSMGKGYHCVSEENLNKKTVENGFPTPIVTSAGALVSGLKTLKVKNIAVITPYMRPLTDLVVEYIEHQGFNVKDSIALEIPDNLEVAAQDPMNLLEIYKRLDLTGVDALVASACVQMPSLEAIDKLQDEIGIPVTSAAVCTSYEMMKKLGLKAQSTIGGALMNGTY, from the coding sequence ATGAAAACACGATTTAAAATAGGGCAAATTGTGCCCTCTTCTAACATTACGATGGAAACCGAAATCCCTGCTCTATTTAGAGGTAGAGAGGAATTGTTTCCAGAAAAATTCACCTTTCATTCCAGCAGAATGCGCATGAAAAAGGTGACCAAAGAGGAGTTGGAAGCCATGGATGCTGAAAGCTTGAAGTGTGCAACAGAACTTTCCGATGCTCAGGTGGATGTAATGGGATATGCCTGTTTGGTTGCAATTATGAGTATGGGTAAAGGCTACCACTGCGTTTCTGAGGAAAACCTCAATAAAAAGACTGTAGAGAATGGCTTTCCTACTCCTATTGTCACAAGCGCTGGTGCATTGGTGAGTGGACTAAAAACTTTAAAGGTTAAAAACATTGCGGTTATTACCCCATACATGAGGCCATTAACGGATTTAGTTGTGGAGTACATAGAGCATCAAGGGTTTAACGTAAAGGACAGTATTGCATTGGAAATACCAGATAATTTGGAAGTTGCAGCACAAGACCCTATGAACTTACTGGAAATATATAAGCGCCTAGACTTAACGGGCGTAGATGCCCTTGTAGCTTCAGCCTGTGTACAAATGCCATCTTTAGAAGCCATTGATAAACTCCAGGATGAAATTGGCATACCTGTTACATCTGCCGCAGTTTGTACAAGCTATGAAATGATGAAAAAATTAGGTCTTAAAGCCCAATCTACCATAGGCGGAGCCTTAATGAATGGAACTTATTAA
- a CDS encoding fumarylacetoacetate hydrolase family protein has translation MRLLTYRQNNQENLGFKYDGKVYNMEAFGKAIGKSLPNSMLEFIDLGLEKAVEIGKDVKHASTGDLSKCEVSQNDFKVLAPIPKPRKNIIGIGLNYTEHVAESARSLDTDKALPQQPVIFCKPTTAVCGPDDYVLLDPKLTKQLDWECELAVIIGKKGKYVENAKALDYVYGYTVINDISARDCRRQGQWIVSKGQDTFAPMGPEIVTADEITDPHNLNLWLKKNGVEKQNSNTKFMLFNVNDLIEDISTVFTVEPGDIIATGTPAGVGAGRTPQEWLQPGDVIESTVEGIGTIVNTVKEVVR, from the coding sequence ATGAGATTACTTACATATAGACAGAATAACCAGGAAAACCTTGGTTTTAAGTACGATGGAAAAGTATACAACATGGAGGCATTTGGTAAGGCCATTGGTAAATCCTTGCCAAATTCTATGTTAGAATTTATAGATCTGGGGCTTGAAAAAGCAGTTGAGATTGGAAAGGACGTTAAACACGCATCTACAGGAGACTTGAGCAAGTGCGAGGTAAGTCAGAACGACTTTAAGGTGTTAGCCCCCATTCCAAAACCTCGCAAAAACATTATAGGAATTGGTCTAAACTACACCGAACACGTTGCCGAATCTGCCAGATCTTTAGATACCGATAAAGCACTGCCCCAACAACCCGTAATTTTCTGTAAACCAACCACGGCAGTTTGTGGACCAGACGATTACGTGCTTCTAGATCCCAAACTCACCAAACAACTAGATTGGGAATGCGAACTGGCCGTGATTATTGGCAAGAAAGGGAAGTATGTAGAAAATGCGAAGGCCTTGGATTATGTCTATGGCTATACCGTAATCAACGATATTTCTGCAAGAGATTGTAGAAGGCAGGGACAATGGATCGTTTCTAAAGGGCAAGACACTTTTGCTCCAATGGGACCCGAAATTGTAACGGCCGATGAAATAACAGACCCACATAACTTAAATCTCTGGTTGAAAAAGAATGGAGTAGAAAAGCAAAACTCCAATACCAAGTTTATGCTCTTTAATGTCAACGATTTAATAGAGGATATTTCCACCGTATTTACTGTAGAACCAGGAGATATTATTGCAACGGGTACCCCTGCAGGAGTTGGAGCTGGGAGAACGCCACAAGAGTGGTTACAGCCTGGCGATGTTATAGAATCTACCGTAGAGGGCATTGGAACAATCGTAAACACCGTAAAGGAGGTAGTGCGATGA
- a CDS encoding cupin domain-containing protein yields MDNKYSDDILGRARVKDNDELKAYYKELEGLGAGALWTVANDIEPWEPRTSSIPMLWKYEDLRELVLRSSELVSPEEAGRRVVYLVNDKRRDVSAAVGWLYTGLQVTRPGESTSAHKHKASALRFIMEGEGGYTVVDGNKVTFEVNDFVITPNSTWHEHGVAKDGKTCIWQDGLDIPLVNALEANDYAVYDGKQPTDVPTNYLPDSFGSAAGLMPAYENWDKPYSPIFKYRWKDVYPALKEAAKFGKASPYDGVLMHYRNPCTGGHVMQTMGASMQMLRPGEHTKAHQHTGSFVYQCAKGNGYSVINGTRFDWKERDIFCVPSWAVHEHVNLSDTEDACLFSFNDLPTIENLGLYQERPHEKDHQDIIA; encoded by the coding sequence ATGGATAATAAGTATAGCGATGATATTCTAGGTAGAGCAAGAGTTAAAGATAACGACGAACTTAAGGCCTACTACAAAGAATTAGAAGGACTTGGCGCCGGAGCCCTCTGGACCGTTGCCAACGATATAGAACCGTGGGAACCGAGAACCAGCTCCATCCCCATGTTATGGAAATATGAGGATTTAAGGGAACTTGTTTTAAGATCTTCTGAATTGGTTTCCCCGGAGGAAGCCGGGCGCCGAGTGGTTTACCTAGTAAACGATAAAAGAAGAGATGTTTCGGCGGCGGTTGGTTGGCTTTACACTGGACTTCAAGTTACTCGACCAGGCGAAAGTACTTCAGCACATAAACACAAGGCCTCAGCCCTCAGATTTATCATGGAGGGAGAAGGTGGTTACACTGTGGTAGATGGCAATAAGGTAACTTTCGAAGTAAACGACTTTGTTATTACCCCAAACTCCACCTGGCACGAACATGGAGTAGCAAAAGATGGTAAAACCTGTATTTGGCAAGACGGATTAGACATCCCGCTTGTAAATGCATTGGAGGCCAACGATTATGCTGTATACGACGGAAAACAACCAACAGATGTGCCTACCAATTATCTTCCAGATTCGTTTGGATCCGCAGCTGGATTGATGCCTGCGTATGAAAATTGGGACAAGCCATATTCTCCAATTTTTAAATACCGCTGGAAGGATGTTTATCCCGCCCTTAAGGAGGCGGCTAAATTCGGAAAGGCATCGCCTTACGACGGGGTGCTTATGCATTACCGCAACCCATGCACTGGAGGACATGTTATGCAAACCATGGGAGCATCCATGCAGATGTTAAGACCGGGTGAGCATACTAAAGCTCACCAACATACGGGCTCCTTTGTTTATCAATGTGCAAAAGGAAACGGCTATTCGGTAATTAATGGTACACGTTTCGATTGGAAAGAGCGAGACATATTTTGTGTACCATCATGGGCAGTGCACGAGCATGTAAACCTATCGGATACCGAGGATGCATGCCTTTTCTCCTTTAATGACCTACCAACAATTGAAAATTTAGGGCTATACCAAGAACGCCCTCACGAAAAAGATCACCAAGATATAATTGCATAA
- a CDS encoding carbon-nitrogen hydrolase family protein, with the protein MEFKKFKAAAVQASPVFLDVEKTIDKVITICEEAAKNGASLIAFPEVFVAGYPYWNWVLNPIDGSKWYERLYRNSVEVNSPQINRVLETARELKLNIVLGINERGESYGEIYNTNLIISDEGKLLGRHRKLVPTWAEKLTWTSGDGSSLKVYDTSVGPLGTLACGENTNTLARFTLLSQGELVHIANYISLPVAPPDYNMAEAIKIRAAAHAFEGKLFTIVSCSTISQEIMEALKPEVPDIEERFGRKNSAFTGFVGPNGACIGEPLIDDEGIVYAEIDLSKCIQPKQMHDILGHYNRFDIFDLRVNTSPTKKITFTENLD; encoded by the coding sequence ATGGAGTTTAAAAAATTTAAAGCCGCTGCAGTTCAAGCATCTCCGGTATTTCTAGATGTAGAAAAAACCATTGATAAGGTGATTACTATTTGCGAGGAAGCGGCCAAAAACGGTGCAAGTTTAATTGCCTTCCCCGAAGTATTTGTGGCTGGATACCCCTATTGGAATTGGGTACTTAATCCCATAGATGGTTCCAAGTGGTACGAAAGATTGTACAGAAATTCGGTGGAGGTAAATTCACCTCAAATCAATAGAGTTCTCGAAACAGCAAGGGAACTGAAGCTAAACATAGTTCTTGGAATAAATGAACGTGGAGAAAGCTATGGAGAAATTTATAATACCAACTTAATTATCTCTGATGAAGGAAAGCTTCTAGGGAGACATCGAAAACTAGTTCCAACCTGGGCAGAAAAGCTCACCTGGACCAGTGGCGATGGTTCGAGTTTAAAAGTTTACGACACTTCGGTTGGGCCTCTTGGAACCCTCGCATGTGGCGAAAACACCAACACGCTAGCCCGATTTACCCTACTAAGTCAAGGGGAATTGGTACATATAGCTAACTACATTTCTTTACCCGTGGCTCCACCCGATTACAACATGGCAGAAGCCATTAAAATACGTGCAGCAGCCCATGCCTTCGAAGGGAAATTGTTTACCATTGTCTCCTGTTCCACCATTTCACAGGAAATAATGGAAGCCCTAAAGCCCGAAGTGCCGGACATAGAGGAGCGATTTGGAAGAAAAAACTCGGCATTTACTGGATTCGTTGGCCCAAATGGAGCTTGCATCGGCGAGCCGCTTATTGATGATGAGGGAATTGTTTATGCCGAGATCGATTTATCAAAATGCATTCAACCCAAGCAAATGCACGATATATTGGGGCACTACAACCGTTTCGACATATTTGATTTGCGGGTAAACACCTCTCCTACCAAAAAGATAACATTCACAGAAAATCTCGATTAG
- a CDS encoding acyl-CoA thioesterase codes for MVFEKEEKIRFQHIDKAGIVFYPRFLEMLNATVEDWFEEALDYSFAQMHDDAGIPTVDLHVQFKSPARLGEIITKRLWVIKLGNSSMRCGFQFKNQSDICLEGEVSLVNVGISEDRKAIAPQPFSESIRAKIKPYIANGV; via the coding sequence ATGGTATTTGAAAAGGAGGAAAAAATAAGATTTCAGCATATAGACAAGGCTGGAATAGTATTCTACCCGAGGTTTTTAGAGATGCTAAATGCAACGGTTGAAGACTGGTTCGAAGAGGCACTTGATTACAGTTTTGCCCAAATGCATGACGACGCCGGAATTCCAACTGTAGATTTACATGTTCAATTTAAATCACCAGCCCGACTGGGTGAAATCATTACTAAGAGGTTGTGGGTGATAAAGTTGGGGAACTCATCAATGCGTTGTGGATTTCAATTTAAAAACCAATCAGACATATGCCTAGAAGGCGAAGTTAGCCTAGTAAATGTTGGGATTAGCGAGGATAGAAAAGCTATTGCCCCGCAGCCCTTTAGCGAATCGATTAGAGCCAAAATAAAACCCTACATAGCTAATGGAGTTTAA
- a CDS encoding AMP-binding protein, with translation MSHYQDLFAQQNLPKEHLPSFLLDNPQFQHPEELNCAYRLLDHHIDKGDGNRICIRSEYGNWTYKQLQEKSNQIAHVLTKDLGLKSGNRVLLRSANNPMLVACWFGVIKAGGIVVTTMPLLRSKELNTIIEYAEISHVLCDKRLHEEIDACNGTFVKHKAFFDGTLREKFSLEMAMEKHATTFSNFNSLQDDVALIGFTSGTTGKPKMTAHYHRDILNICEAFPPFALQPHADDIFTGSPPLGFTFGLGGLVLFPMYFGASSYLIEKPSPDILLSAVEKEKITICFTAPTAWRIIQTKVGEYDISSLRKCVSAGESLPKKVWHDWHNATGLKIIDGIGATEMLHIFISANGEHMKPGATGVAVPGYEAKLVDDNGNEVPPNTEGKLAVKGITGCRYLNRPEKQREYVKNGWNLTGDIFTRDEDGYFWYVSRSDDMIISSGYNISAVVVEATLLGHPDILECGVIGIPDEERGMLVCAHIVLKNQALGSDEKAKEIQDWFKQNAAPYKYPRKIVFTSCLPKTQTGKIQRYKLKQEAPKSEANGI, from the coding sequence ATGTCCCATTATCAAGATTTATTTGCGCAACAAAATCTCCCCAAAGAACATCTTCCTTCCTTTTTGTTGGATAATCCTCAATTTCAGCACCCGGAAGAATTGAATTGCGCGTACCGATTATTAGATCACCACATCGACAAGGGTGATGGCAATCGCATTTGTATTCGCAGCGAATATGGTAACTGGACCTACAAACAGTTACAGGAAAAATCCAATCAAATCGCCCATGTGCTTACCAAAGACCTTGGACTTAAAAGCGGAAACCGTGTTTTGTTACGGTCTGCAAATAACCCTATGCTCGTAGCTTGTTGGTTTGGGGTAATAAAAGCTGGAGGAATTGTAGTTACGACCATGCCGCTACTAAGAAGCAAGGAGTTAAATACCATTATTGAATACGCAGAGATAAGTCATGTTTTATGCGACAAGCGCCTTCATGAGGAAATTGATGCCTGCAATGGCACCTTTGTTAAGCACAAGGCCTTTTTTGACGGCACCCTGAGGGAGAAATTTTCCTTGGAAATGGCCATGGAAAAACATGCCACAACATTTTCTAATTTCAATAGCCTGCAAGATGATGTAGCCCTAATTGGGTTTACCAGTGGTACAACCGGAAAGCCAAAGATGACCGCTCATTACCATAGAGATATCCTTAATATTTGTGAGGCCTTTCCTCCCTTCGCCCTGCAGCCCCATGCCGATGATATTTTTACCGGCAGCCCACCACTAGGATTTACTTTTGGACTTGGTGGCCTGGTGCTTTTCCCAATGTATTTTGGTGCAAGCAGTTATCTAATTGAAAAACCTAGTCCAGACATCCTTTTATCGGCAGTTGAAAAGGAGAAAATCACCATTTGCTTTACAGCTCCTACCGCCTGGCGAATTATTCAGACAAAAGTGGGAGAATACGACATTAGCAGTTTAAGAAAATGTGTTTCCGCTGGAGAAAGTCTACCTAAAAAAGTATGGCACGACTGGCATAATGCAACGGGGTTAAAAATTATTGATGGAATTGGGGCAACGGAAATGCTGCACATTTTCATTTCAGCCAATGGGGAACACATGAAACCCGGTGCCACGGGGGTTGCAGTCCCAGGTTATGAAGCCAAGCTGGTGGATGATAATGGAAATGAAGTCCCGCCCAATACCGAGGGCAAGCTTGCGGTGAAAGGAATTACAGGCTGCAGATATTTAAATCGCCCTGAGAAACAGCGCGAGTATGTTAAAAACGGATGGAATTTAACCGGAGATATATTCACTAGAGACGAAGACGGCTATTTCTGGTATGTTTCTAGAAGCGACGACATGATTATCTCCTCGGGATATAACATTTCCGCTGTGGTAGTTGAGGCGACTCTGCTGGGGCATCCAGATATTCTTGAATGTGGAGTAATTGGAATACCCGATGAGGAACGTGGAATGTTAGTATGCGCGCATATTGTATTGAAGAATCAGGCATTGGGATCGGATGAAAAAGCCAAAGAAATTCAAGACTGGTTTAAACAAAATGCCGCCCCGTACAAGTATCCCCGAAAAATTGTGTTTACTTCCTGCCTGCCAAAAACCCAAACTGGAAAGATACAGCGATACAAGCTAAAGCAAGAGGCACCTAAAAGCGAAGCAAATGGTATTTGA
- a CDS encoding oxidoreductase codes for MRIAVIGGGPGGLYFSILTKKANPDCHIEVYERNKADDSFGFGVVFSDETLSEFLTRDPKSYELIRTHFAYWDDLDIARDGKKVRITGNGFCGCSRKKLLQLLQQRCKEEGVQLHFETEQTDLSIQAEYDIVVAADGIGSKIREQLQKELGTQVKLKSNKFVWMGSTRPLDAFTYWFKQTQNGAMVAHSYQYEKGKSTWIFECSPETWKKWGFDQLNEDESQQLLEEIYKDELEGHKLIQNKSYWRQFPHVTNANWHHKNIVLLGDAKATAHFSIGSGTKLAMESAIALSDAIIQFGDQPKLAFEKYEESRRQRVEMIQHAANVSLHWFENMDRHIRHPFYQFAFGVMTRAKKVTFENLQLRDSSFTKKVLQEFIEQNNYPELAPPAFTSFKLGALSLSNRIVMFGLPQNKAKQGLVNDWHLTHYGSRACQGLGLIITEPIAVNKDGACGINAPGLYEKEQTKCWRRITDFIHQNSNCKIAAQLAHAGRKASPQENEAPLFSASPIPFLNTGVHPKQMDEKDMEFVRNDFVRAAKNAVDAGFDMVEIKADEGQLLASFLSPLTNLRTDKYGGKVENRLRFPLAVFNAIRKELDQKTPISVRISVEDWAEGGISAVDAEMIARAFKNAGADIINVTTGNTVSHQKVDGGRMYQTPYSEEIRNKANIATITSGKITDIDQINTIILNGRADLVGLGKPLLLHPGFVNHAAAHENYKEHKVPQPYETAKGSLFQEKTKERRQIEQMKKALKPESHKKS; via the coding sequence ATGAGAATAGCAGTTATTGGCGGAGGTCCCGGAGGATTGTATTTCTCCATTTTAACAAAAAAAGCAAACCCCGATTGCCATATCGAGGTGTATGAGCGAAACAAAGCGGATGATAGTTTTGGATTTGGCGTGGTATTCTCGGATGAAACCCTAAGTGAGTTCTTAACAAGAGACCCTAAATCCTATGAGCTAATCCGAACCCATTTTGCCTATTGGGACGATTTGGACATAGCCAGGGATGGGAAGAAAGTTAGAATTACCGGTAACGGATTCTGCGGCTGCTCTAGAAAGAAATTACTTCAATTACTGCAACAGCGTTGCAAAGAAGAAGGGGTTCAATTGCATTTTGAGACAGAGCAAACCGACTTATCCATACAAGCTGAATACGACATTGTTGTTGCAGCAGATGGTATTGGAAGTAAAATAAGGGAACAACTACAAAAGGAACTTGGAACGCAGGTAAAGCTTAAATCCAACAAATTTGTATGGATGGGATCTACCCGCCCTCTTGATGCTTTTACCTATTGGTTTAAACAAACTCAAAACGGAGCCATGGTTGCCCATAGCTACCAGTACGAAAAAGGTAAAAGTACCTGGATATTTGAGTGTTCGCCAGAAACCTGGAAAAAATGGGGCTTCGATCAACTTAACGAGGATGAGTCCCAACAGCTTCTCGAAGAAATCTATAAAGACGAATTAGAGGGCCACAAACTCATTCAAAACAAGTCGTATTGGCGTCAATTCCCCCATGTTACAAATGCCAACTGGCACCATAAAAACATAGTTTTACTGGGAGATGCTAAGGCAACCGCCCATTTTTCTATAGGATCTGGTACCAAACTGGCCATGGAAAGTGCAATTGCCTTATCCGATGCTATTATTCAGTTCGGCGATCAGCCTAAACTCGCTTTTGAAAAATACGAAGAGAGCAGGCGGCAACGCGTTGAAATGATACAGCACGCCGCAAACGTATCGTTACATTGGTTTGAAAATATGGATAGGCATATACGCCACCCCTTCTACCAATTCGCTTTTGGAGTAATGACCCGTGCCAAAAAGGTAACCTTCGAAAATTTGCAATTGCGCGACAGTTCCTTTACTAAAAAGGTTCTGCAAGAGTTTATAGAACAGAATAATTATCCCGAATTAGCCCCGCCGGCTTTTACTTCTTTTAAGCTGGGAGCACTAAGCCTTAGCAACAGAATAGTCATGTTTGGTTTACCTCAAAATAAAGCCAAACAAGGACTTGTAAACGATTGGCATTTAACACATTATGGATCCAGAGCTTGCCAGGGTCTTGGATTAATTATAACCGAACCCATTGCGGTAAATAAAGATGGAGCTTGCGGTATAAATGCCCCAGGGTTGTATGAAAAGGAACAAACGAAATGCTGGCGAAGAATAACCGATTTTATACACCAAAATTCCAATTGTAAAATTGCAGCGCAACTAGCTCATGCAGGAAGAAAAGCCTCTCCCCAAGAAAATGAGGCCCCTCTCTTTTCTGCGTCGCCCATTCCATTTTTGAACACAGGCGTCCATCCAAAACAAATGGACGAAAAGGATATGGAATTTGTACGTAATGACTTTGTGCGTGCGGCTAAAAATGCAGTTGATGCTGGCTTCGATATGGTTGAGATAAAAGCGGATGAAGGGCAATTACTAGCAAGTTTTCTATCACCTTTAACCAATTTAAGAACAGATAAATACGGTGGGAAGGTTGAGAACAGGCTACGGTTTCCACTGGCCGTTTTTAACGCAATTAGGAAGGAATTAGATCAAAAAACACCCATCTCGGTGCGCATTTCAGTTGAAGACTGGGCCGAAGGAGGAATAAGCGCCGTAGATGCAGAAATGATTGCTAGAGCTTTTAAAAATGCAGGTGCTGACATCATAAATGTTACCACTGGAAACACTGTTAGCCATCAAAAGGTAGACGGAGGAAGAATGTACCAAACGCCCTATTCGGAAGAAATTAGAAACAAGGCGAACATTGCCACCATCACCTCTGGAAAAATTACGGATATAGACCAAATCAACACCATAATTCTTAACGGAAGAGCAGACCTAGTTGGTTTAGGCAAACCGCTATTGTTACATCCTGGCTTCGTAAATCACGCAGCAGCCCACGAAAATTATAAGGAGCATAAGGTTCCGCAGCCCTATGAAACTGCTAAGGGGTCGTTATTCCAAGAAAAAACAAAAGAACGCAGACAAATAGAACAAATGAAGAAGGCGCTTAAGCCGGAAAGCCATAAGAAATCCTAA
- a CDS encoding flavin reductase family protein, with translation MRFISKETEGSTLYKLLTGTVIPRPIGWISTRSNSGNHNLAPFSFFNAVGEDPPHVMFSTVRTGDKNKDTLNNVLENKEFVVNLVTEELVEAMNATSAPLLPEENEFEYAGLTTLSSDFIKPFRVKEALVHFECEMVHHYFLEDHKNGGACVVIGKIICIHVNDEIVNEKFHIDLSKYRPVARLAGSNYSKLGEMFSIKRQLK, from the coding sequence ATGCGATTCATTTCTAAGGAAACCGAAGGATCTACATTATATAAGTTGCTTACCGGTACGGTAATCCCACGCCCCATTGGCTGGATATCCACCCGAAGTAACTCTGGAAACCACAACCTGGCCCCATTTTCTTTTTTCAACGCCGTTGGCGAAGATCCTCCTCACGTTATGTTTTCTACGGTAAGGACGGGAGATAAAAACAAGGATACGCTTAACAATGTGTTGGAAAATAAAGAGTTTGTGGTTAATCTGGTAACCGAGGAATTGGTAGAAGCCATGAATGCTACCTCTGCTCCCCTGCTTCCAGAGGAAAATGAATTTGAATACGCAGGATTAACCACCCTTTCAAGCGATTTTATCAAACCCTTTCGCGTTAAGGAAGCTCTTGTGCATTTTGAATGTGAGATGGTGCACCACTACTTTCTAGAAGATCATAAAAATGGAGGCGCTTGTGTGGTGATAGGCAAGATTATCTGCATCCACGTAAACGATGAAATAGTAAATGAAAAATTTCACATCGATCTATCTAAATACCGACCTGTAGCCCGTTTAGCTGGCTCTAACTATTCGAAACTGGGAGAAATGTTCTCAATAAAACGACAATTAAAATGA
- the proC gene encoding pyrroline-5-carboxylate reductase has translation MQKIKPMKVLVIGGGNMGLTYAEAIAKSKFLLSQDVMILDSSKDKTESLKKKSHFDVYEDLTDCLPKADVIFVAVKPYHAEELFTEMRPLMAEGQIVISLMAGVTIAFIKEGLGIDKVVRAMPNLPAQVGQGLTSFTASDEVSRLELSTVENLLDTTGKSVKLDTENDIDASTGISGSGPAYIFYFMQSMIEAALKMGFSDHDSRVLVGQTFQGAVELFNSSNLEPDAWMDRVASKGGTTRAALDSMDDNNVKELIKEAAFAAFERAVELGKEYDHVGENA, from the coding sequence ATCCAAAAAATCAAGCCTATGAAAGTTTTAGTCATTGGCGGAGGGAACATGGGATTAACCTATGCCGAAGCCATTGCCAAATCCAAATTTTTATTGTCCCAAGATGTGATGATTTTAGATTCATCCAAGGACAAAACCGAATCACTTAAAAAGAAGAGTCACTTCGATGTCTACGAAGATCTCACCGACTGTCTTCCAAAAGCAGATGTAATTTTTGTAGCGGTAAAGCCTTACCATGCCGAGGAGTTATTTACCGAAATGCGACCGTTAATGGCCGAGGGGCAAATTGTAATTTCTCTAATGGCCGGGGTAACCATTGCCTTTATCAAAGAAGGTTTAGGTATAGATAAAGTGGTAAGAGCAATGCCTAATTTACCTGCCCAGGTAGGTCAGGGGTTAACATCGTTTACCGCGTCAGACGAGGTCTCCAGGCTGGAATTATCTACGGTGGAAAACCTTTTAGATACCACTGGAAAGTCGGTGAAATTAGATACTGAAAATGATATAGACGCCTCAACGGGTATCTCTGGATCTGGTCCAGCGTACATTTTCTATTTCATGCAATCTATGATAGAAGCCGCGCTGAAAATGGGATTCTCAGACCACGACTCGCGTGTTTTAGTAGGACAAACATTCCAAGGGGCGGTTGAGCTATTTAATTCATCAAACCTAGAGCCAGATGCCTGGATGGATAGAGTAGCCTCTAAAGGAGGGACTACCCGAGCTGCCTTAGATTCTATGGACGATAACAATGTAAAAGAACTTATTAAAGAAGCTGCGTTTGCTGCCTTTGAGCGCGCAGTAGAATTAGGAAAGGAGTACGATCATGTCGGCGAAAACGCATAA